In Aegilops tauschii subsp. strangulata cultivar AL8/78 chromosome 3, Aet v6.0, whole genome shotgun sequence, one genomic interval encodes:
- the LOC123493486 gene encoding uncharacterized protein, with protein MGSIMKLYYEWEIQVLVLLSFMLQMFLFFAGSLRRRTINSFLRFFTWIAYLGADLVAVYTLGYLSRHEDATTGLSFFWAPFLLIHLGGQDTITALAMEDNKLWLRHLLTLFMQVVLALYVFWKSIDKHGVELLVSDVFVFAAGIIKYGERVWSLKCGSFETLEGSTGQQYKQQVPGEVAEDPYSHIVCAVLHRMPRVFRIFTARSGDSGNVIQETPSNWVKRMRLELGMMYDDLYTKSCVLRTRSGIILRCISQVSVLVALVLFLTSDKRRYNRADIAITWSLFVGCFLLEVCAMFILIMSPWSWAWLKMRRCSMLAKLSWFLLCSGIGWPERKPYLNSIGQYNFHRWLDAGSDQPRSYGRRAMTTVIKSLVSLVGVKEDKMLFWMSRLLDTEHVEADKDTMECVVKGITDFDAEINRDPRHWPKLGGIVQELQDIREDFGGKVALVHFITEAHLRKYPLHPPSDMETDTGTSCIVLVEVCRKLSNYMAYLLVTHPSMLPLNDSALYTLEKMAHLFPHLIDEQQDSEGFFNIEPSMETLQELVDIWTKLLIYAATKSRPELHAAHLARGGELITFAWLFLSHNFLGDSEVIKVQLTNANQRGTIAYVFGNPAPR; from the coding sequence ATGGGGAGTATCATGAAACTATATTATGAGTGGGAAATCCAGGTGCTTGTGCTCCTTAGCTTCATGCTACAAATGTTCCTCTTCTTCGCTGGCAGCCTTCGGCGGCGTACCATCAACTCGTTTCTCAGGTTCTTCACATGGATAGCTTATCTGGGCGCGGACTTAGTGGCAGTTTACACCCTGGGCTATCTCTCACGCCATGAGGATGCGACCACCGGACTATCTTTCTTCTGGGCACCATTTCTTCTCATCCATCTTGGTGGACAGGACACCATTACTGCTCTCGCCATGGAGGACAACAAGTTGTGGTTGAGACATTTACTGACTCTGTTTATGCAAGTTGTCCTAGCTTTATATGTTTTCTGGAAGTCTATTGACAAACACGGCGTGGAGCTTCTAGTTTCAGATGTCTTTGTGTTTGCTGCTGGAATTATCAAGTATGGAGAAAGGGTATGGTCTCTCAAGTGTGGGAGCTTTGAAACCCTCGAGGGTTCCACTGGACAACAGTACAAGCAACAGGTGCCGGGAGAGGTTGCCGAGGATCCCTATTCTCACATTGTTTGCGCTGTCCTGCATCGTATGCCACGTGTCTTTCGAATCTTTACAGCACGATCAGGTGATAGCGGTAATGTTATCCAAGAAACCCCAAGCAATTGGGTGAAGCGGATGAGGCTCGAGCTTGGCATGATGTACGATGACCTGTATACTAAGTCCTGTGTGCTCAGAACAAGGAGTGGCATCATATTGCGATGCATCTCTCAGGTGTCTGTTCTGGTTGCCTTGGTGCTCTTCCTCACGAGCGACAAACGGAGGTACAATAGAGCCGACATTGCAATCACCTGGTCGCTCTTCGTAGGATGCTTTTTGTTGGAAGTATGTGCCATGTTTATTTTGATAATGTCACCATGGTCCTGGGCGTGGTTGAAGATGCGAAGGTGCAGCATGCTTGCAAAGTTGTCCTGGTTTCTCCTGTGCAGTGGCATTGGATGGCCGGAGAGGAAGCCATATCTAAATTCAATTGGGCAGTACAACTTCCACAGGTGGTTGGATGCAGGCAGCGACCAGCCAAGGTCATATGGTCGACGAGCAATGACCACAGTGATCAAAAGCTTGGTGAGTTTGGTTGGTGTCAAAGAGGATAAAATGTTGTTCTGGATGAGCAGGTTGTTAGACACCGAGCACGTGGAGGCAGATAAGGATACGATGGAGTGTGTTGTGAAGGGAATTACTGACTTCGATGCTGAGATCAACAGAGATCCCCGGCATTGGCCAAAACTTGGCGGCATAGTGCAAGAGCTACAAGACATTCGTGAAGATTTTGGTGGAAAGGTTGCCTTAGTGCATTTTATCACAGAGGCACACTTGAGAAAATATCCTCTTCATCCTCCTTCGGACATGGAGACAGACACAGGTACGAGCTGCATTGTCTTGGTGGAAGTATGTCGGAAACTATCCAACTACATGGCATACCTTTTGGTCACCCACCCTTCGATGCTGCCGCTCAATGACAGCGCCTTATATACGCTGGAGAAAATGGCACACTTGTTTCCACATCTTATAGATGAGCAGCAGGATTCTGAAGGTTTCTTCAACATCGAGCCAAGCATGGAAACACTGCAGGAGTTGGTAGACATATGGACGAAGCTGCTCATCTATGCGGCCACCAAGTCCCGGCCGGAGCTGCACGCGGCGCACTTGGCTAGAGGAGGGGAGCTTATCACCTTCGCCTGGCTGTTCTTGAGCCACAACTTTTTGGGAGATTCCGAGGTGATCAAGGTGCAGCTTACCAATGCCAATCAAAGAGGGACGATAGCATACGTCTTCGGAAATCCTGCACCAAGATAA